A genomic segment from Lutibacter sp. A80 encodes:
- a CDS encoding alpha/beta hydrolase: MKKKKHIYFVPGLAASSKIFEYLKFPEDTFQLHFLEWLLPLSKNEKIEDYAKRMSDLVTEKNPILVGVSFGGVIVQEMSKHINVQKIILISSVKNRYELPKRLRLIQKTKAYKLFPSKSIKNFEDFSSFAFGDFAKKRVKLYKEYLSVRDALYLDWSIYNVLHWKQEETLDNILHIQGDDDHIFPIKHIKNCIPIKNGTHIMVLNKAKSISKIIIDALS; this comes from the coding sequence ATGAAAAAAAAAAAACACATCTATTTTGTACCTGGATTAGCTGCAAGTTCAAAAATATTTGAATATTTAAAATTTCCAGAAGACACCTTTCAATTACACTTTTTAGAATGGTTATTACCACTTTCAAAAAATGAAAAAATTGAAGATTATGCAAAAAGAATGTCTGATTTAGTTACCGAAAAAAATCCTATTTTGGTTGGAGTTTCATTTGGAGGTGTTATTGTACAAGAAATGAGTAAACATATAAATGTTCAAAAAATTATTTTAATTTCTAGTGTCAAAAACAGATACGAATTACCCAAACGCCTAAGATTAATTCAAAAAACAAAAGCTTATAAATTATTCCCTTCAAAATCCATTAAAAATTTTGAAGATTTTTCTTCATTTGCTTTTGGAGATTTTGCTAAAAAAAGAGTAAAATTATACAAAGAATATTTATCGGTAAGAGATGCTTTATATTTAGATTGGTCTATTTATAATGTATTGCATTGGAAACAAGAAGAAACACTTGATAATATACTACACATACAAGGTGACGATGACCATATTTTTCCAATTAAACATATAAAAAACTGTATTCCTATAAAAAATGGAACCCATATAATGGTGTTAAATAAAGCAAAATCTATTAGCAAAATAATTATTGACGCATTAAGCTAA
- a CDS encoding cytochrome b/b6 domain-containing protein has protein sequence MSKVYIYKGFERFWHWSQALLIMFLAITGFEVHGTFDIFGFEKAVAFHRTASWLLLGLIVISIFWHFTTGEWRQYIPTTKNLKEQLRYYLVDMFRGKKHPTKKTQLRKLNPLQRLVYLSFKLVLIPMTLISGIMYMLYKSFDENNIVIVEDYPLESIAFWHTLGAILLIVFLIVHVYMTTTGETPTSNIKAMVTGYEDLEEDTKSSDKNENENKEKVNPIKKVKK, from the coding sequence ATGAGTAAAGTATATATTTATAAAGGATTTGAGAGGTTTTGGCATTGGTCACAAGCTTTATTAATTATGTTTTTGGCCATAACAGGCTTCGAAGTACATGGTACTTTTGATATTTTTGGATTTGAAAAGGCTGTAGCATTTCATAGAACAGCTTCTTGGCTGCTTCTTGGGCTTATTGTAATTTCTATTTTTTGGCATTTTACTACTGGAGAATGGAGACAGTACATTCCAACAACAAAAAATTTAAAAGAACAGCTAAGATATTATTTGGTGGATATGTTTAGAGGAAAAAAGCATCCTACTAAAAAAACTCAGCTTAGAAAACTAAATCCCTTACAACGGTTGGTTTATTTATCTTTTAAATTGGTGTTAATTCCAATGACTTTAATATCTGGAATAATGTATATGTTATATAAATCTTTTGATGAAAATAACATTGTAATTGTAGAAGATTATCCGCTAGAAAGCATTGCCTTTTGGCATACATTGGGAGCAATTCTATTGATTGTTTTTTTAATTGTACATGTGTATATGACTACTACTGGTGAAACTCCTACATCTAATATTAAAGCAATGGTTACTGGTTATGAAGATTTGGAAGAAGATACTAAAAGTAGTGACAAAAATGAAAATGAAAATAAAGAAAAGGTTAATCCAATAAAAAAAGTAAAAAAATGA
- a CDS encoding MarC family protein — MTEINDLYTFALLAFTAFFTIINPLGTMPIFMSMTSSLNKEKRKQTAKKATLVAFFTIIAFAFSGQILFNFFGISVNSFRVVGGLIFFMMGWDMLQAQLGQFKHTKEEDEIDAYVEDISITPLAIPMICGPGAISNAIILMEDAHTISQKIVLILVIGFVLLLTYIILIGASKITDRLGSTGNKVMMRLMGLIVMVIAVEFFFSGLKPIIIGMLEH; from the coding sequence ATGACTGAAATCAACGACTTATATACATTTGCTTTATTAGCATTTACGGCATTTTTCACAATTATAAATCCATTGGGAACTATGCCTATATTTATGTCTATGACCTCTTCTTTAAATAAAGAAAAAAGAAAACAAACAGCTAAAAAAGCTACCTTGGTTGCTTTTTTTACCATTATTGCGTTTGCTTTTTCTGGGCAAATTCTATTTAACTTTTTTGGCATTTCAGTAAATAGTTTTAGAGTTGTAGGTGGTTTAATATTTTTTATGATGGGTTGGGATATGCTACAAGCCCAATTAGGACAATTTAAACACACAAAAGAAGAAGATGAAATTGATGCCTATGTTGAAGATATTTCTATAACACCTTTGGCTATTCCTATGATTTGTGGTCCTGGTGCAATTAGTAATGCAATTATTTTAATGGAGGATGCACATACTATTTCTCAAAAAATAGTTTTAATATTAGTAATAGGTTTCGTACTTTTATTAACCTATATAATTTTAATTGGTGCAAGCAAAATAACCGATAGATTAGGTTCTACTGGAAACAAAGTAATGATGCGTTTAATGGGATTAATTGTTATGGTAATTGCAGTAGAATTTTTCTTTAGTGGCTTAAAACCAATTATTATTGGAATGCTAGAACACTAA
- a CDS encoding YeeE/YedE thiosulfate transporter family protein: protein MKSKAYMNPYLAGIILGLVLLGTIYITGRGLGASGAVKSVALSTITELAPEHTENTTYLKEYAENYDGPLKNWLVWEVIGVVIGAFFSGVLSNRVGLQLERGAKVSEITRIGTAILGGLLFGLGSQLGRGCTSGSALSGMAVMSFGGIITMMAIFGSAYAFAYFFRNLWLK, encoded by the coding sequence ATGAAATCAAAAGCATACATGAACCCGTATTTAGCGGGTATAATATTGGGATTAGTTTTACTTGGAACCATATACATAACAGGTAGAGGGTTAGGAGCAAGTGGTGCAGTAAAAAGTGTGGCATTAAGTACCATAACAGAATTAGCACCTGAACACACCGAAAATACTACTTATTTGAAAGAATATGCTGAAAATTATGATGGGCCTTTAAAAAACTGGCTCGTTTGGGAGGTTATTGGTGTTGTTATTGGAGCTTTCTTTTCTGGTGTATTATCAAACCGTGTTGGTTTACAGTTAGAACGTGGAGCAAAAGTAAGTGAAATTACGCGTATTGGAACTGCTATACTCGGAGGTTTATTATTTGGGCTGGGTTCACAATTAGGAAGAGGTTGTACTAGTGGTTCAGCTTTAAGTGGTATGGCAGTGATGTCGTTTGGAGGAATAATTACAATGATGGCCATATTTGGGTCAGCATATGCATTTGCGTATTTTTTTAGAAATCTTTGGTTAAAATAA
- the ftcD gene encoding glutamate formimidoyltransferase, with the protein MNKQLIECVPNISEGRDAIKINEIASVVETVEGVKLLDVDPGNATNRTVITFVGAPENVIEAAFLLIKKAAELIDMSKHTGEHPRFGATDVCPLVPISGITLEETAVFAHKLGKRVGDELGIPGYFYENAAKEVKRKNLATCRSGEYEGLKEKLVNPDWKPDFGPAEFNERVAKSGATAISARDFLIAYNINLNTTSTRRANAIAFDIREAGRVKYQNGITGKKVLDANGQPVRIPGKLKAVKGMGWYIEEYGIAQISYNLTNINITSMHVAFDETVKSATKRGLRVTGSELIGLIPLKAMLDAADYFLKKQERSLGISEKEKIKIAVKSLGLDDLKPFNPKEKIIEYLLEDTTSKKLIDFTVKDFAEETAGESMAPGGGSISAYVGALGVSLGTMVANLSAHKAGWDAKWEFYSEWAEKGQAYKNKLLYLVDEDTNAFNKIIAGFRMPKSNEEEIKARKEAIENATKYATEIPFQVMETAFNSMEVMQAMIAEGMQTSLSDAGVGILCARTAVIGAYFNVRINAKDIKDRVYAEEILNKAKIVYTKTIQVEKEVMEYIDTKM; encoded by the coding sequence ATGAACAAACAATTAATAGAATGCGTACCAAATATTAGTGAAGGAAGAGATGCTATAAAAATAAATGAGATAGCTTCGGTTGTAGAAACTGTTGAAGGTGTTAAATTATTAGATGTAGATCCAGGTAATGCAACAAATAGAACTGTAATTACATTTGTTGGTGCACCTGAAAATGTAATTGAAGCTGCATTTTTACTTATTAAAAAAGCTGCAGAATTAATTGATATGAGCAAGCATACTGGAGAACATCCACGTTTTGGAGCTACAGATGTGTGCCCTTTAGTACCAATTTCAGGAATTACTTTAGAAGAAACTGCGGTTTTTGCTCATAAATTAGGTAAAAGAGTAGGAGATGAGTTGGGGATACCTGGTTATTTTTATGAAAATGCTGCTAAAGAAGTAAAACGAAAAAATTTAGCAACTTGCCGTTCTGGTGAGTATGAAGGTTTAAAAGAAAAACTGGTAAACCCAGATTGGAAACCAGATTTTGGACCAGCTGAATTTAATGAGCGTGTTGCTAAAAGTGGTGCCACAGCTATTTCTGCACGTGATTTTTTAATTGCTTATAATATAAATTTAAATACAACTTCAACCAGAAGAGCAAATGCCATTGCTTTTGATATTAGGGAAGCTGGACGTGTTAAATACCAAAATGGGATTACAGGGAAAAAAGTATTAGATGCAAATGGACAACCTGTACGTATTCCTGGAAAATTAAAAGCGGTAAAAGGAATGGGGTGGTATATTGAAGAATATGGAATTGCACAAATATCATATAATTTAACCAATATCAATATTACATCTATGCATGTTGCATTTGATGAAACAGTGAAATCTGCTACCAAACGAGGTTTACGGGTAACAGGTTCAGAGTTAATTGGCTTAATTCCTCTAAAAGCAATGCTAGATGCAGCTGATTATTTCTTAAAAAAACAAGAGCGTTCTTTAGGGATTTCAGAAAAAGAAAAAATAAAAATAGCGGTAAAATCTTTAGGATTAGATGACTTAAAGCCTTTTAACCCAAAAGAAAAAATTATTGAATATTTATTAGAAGATACAACTTCTAAAAAATTAATAGATTTTACTGTAAAAGATTTTGCAGAAGAAACAGCAGGAGAATCTATGGCTCCAGGTGGAGGCTCTATTTCAGCTTATGTTGGTGCTTTGGGAGTTTCTTTAGGAACTATGGTAGCAAACCTTTCAGCACATAAGGCAGGCTGGGATGCCAAATGGGAATTTTATTCGGAATGGGCAGAAAAAGGACAAGCTTATAAAAATAAATTACTGTACTTGGTTGATGAAGATACCAATGCTTTTAATAAAATTATAGCTGGTTTTAGAATGCCTAAATCCAATGAAGAAGAAATTAAAGCACGTAAGGAAGCTATTGAAAATGCTACAAAATATGCTACCGAAATTCCATTTCAAGTAATGGAAACTGCTTTTAATTCTATGGAAGTAATGCAGGCTATGATTGCTGAAGGGATGCAAACGTCTCTTTCTGATGCTGGTGTTGGAATTTTATGTGCAAGAACAGCAGTAATTGGCGCTTATTTTAATGTTAGAATTAATGCAAAAGATATTAAAGACCGTGTGTATGCTGAAGAAATTTTGAATAAAGCTAAAATTGTTTATACTAAAACAATTCAAGTTGAAAAAGAGGTGATGGAGTATATAGACACAAAAATGTAA
- a CDS encoding tetrathionate reductase family octaheme c-type cytochrome, translating into MYKSIIIVIVIIIATLVAVNISHEDEPANLKLEQLKQKYAFKAVPSVDHHKLGVLHKKFETPQEVTETCLTCHTETHKEVMASSHWNWDRLSYVKGKGVYASGKKNVLNNFCIGANSNEKSCAKCHIGFGMDSNHYDFSNARNVDCMVCHDNSEEYFKGSSMAGYPDRTVNLENVAQSVGLPTRNNCGSCHFFSGGGNNVKHGDLEVSQLSCDREVDVHMATNGMNMECVACHTAPNHQMKGKLYTVSTNNINRAKCQDCHTTTPHFNDVLNRHGSKIACQTCHIPEYAKVNSTKMSWNWSDAGKLKDGEPYSVEDSLGNHSYLSIKGSFDWQRNVKPEYVWFNGTAEQYRLGDSITTDVVKMNTLHGSYNDRNSKIIPVKIHRGDQIYDTEYMRLIQPLLYGDKKGDSAYWNDFNWETAAKKGMEIAGQPYSGKFDFIKTESYWPLNHMVSPKDKALSCVDCHTRTGGRLENLTGFYLPGRDTNKTLDTVGKWLLIFAVFGVVSHAGLRIGQDIKNNRYKKQVIDHNKEEQPDRLDS; encoded by the coding sequence ATGTATAAATCGATAATTATTGTAATAGTGATTATTATTGCAACGTTAGTAGCAGTAAATATTTCACATGAAGATGAGCCTGCCAATTTAAAATTAGAGCAGTTAAAGCAAAAATATGCATTTAAAGCAGTTCCTTCTGTTGACCATCACAAGTTAGGTGTTTTGCATAAAAAGTTTGAAACACCTCAAGAAGTAACAGAAACCTGTCTTACTTGTCATACCGAAACACATAAAGAAGTAATGGCTTCTTCTCACTGGAATTGGGACAGACTTTCCTATGTTAAAGGTAAAGGTGTTTATGCTTCAGGTAAAAAAAATGTTCTAAACAATTTTTGTATTGGTGCTAATTCAAATGAAAAATCATGTGCAAAATGTCATATTGGTTTTGGTATGGATAGTAACCATTACGATTTTTCTAATGCTAGAAATGTAGATTGTATGGTGTGTCATGATAATAGTGAAGAATATTTTAAAGGATCTTCAATGGCCGGATATCCAGATAGAACAGTAAATTTAGAAAATGTAGCACAAAGTGTAGGTTTACCAACTAGAAATAATTGTGGTTCTTGTCACTTTTTTAGTGGAGGAGGAAATAATGTTAAACACGGAGATTTAGAAGTGTCACAACTTTCTTGTGATAGAGAAGTAGACGTACATATGGCAACAAATGGAATGAATATGGAATGTGTTGCTTGTCATACAGCTCCAAACCATCAAATGAAAGGAAAACTCTATACTGTATCAACAAATAATATAAACCGTGCAAAATGTCAAGATTGCCATACAACTACACCACATTTTAATGATGTTTTAAATCGTCATGGTTCAAAAATAGCTTGTCAAACCTGTCATATTCCAGAATATGCTAAGGTAAATTCAACAAAAATGTCTTGGAATTGGTCTGATGCTGGAAAATTAAAAGATGGTGAGCCTTATTCTGTAGAAGATTCACTAGGGAATCACAGTTATTTATCTATAAAAGGTTCGTTTGATTGGCAACGTAATGTTAAGCCAGAATATGTGTGGTTTAATGGAACAGCAGAACAATACAGATTAGGAGATAGTATTACAACTGATGTGGTTAAAATGAATACACTACATGGTTCTTATAACGATAGAAATTCTAAAATTATTCCTGTAAAAATTCATAGAGGTGATCAAATTTACGATACAGAGTATATGCGATTAATTCAACCTTTATTGTATGGTGATAAAAAAGGTGATAGTGCGTATTGGAACGATTTTAATTGGGAAACTGCTGCTAAGAAAGGAATGGAAATAGCAGGACAACCTTATAGTGGAAAATTTGATTTTATTAAAACTGAAAGTTATTGGCCTTTAAATCATATGGTTTCACCGAAAGATAAAGCATTAAGTTGTGTGGATTGCCATACTCGTACAGGTGGACGTTTAGAAAATTTAACAGGCTTTTATTTACCAGGGAGAGATACCAATAAAACTTTAGATACGGTTGGTAAATGGTTATTAATATTTGCAGTTTTTGGAGTAGTAAGTCATGCAGGGCTACGTATAGGTCAAGATATTAAAAACAACCGGTATAAAAAACAAGTAATTGATCATAATAAGGAAGAACAACCAGACAGGTTAGATTCGTAA
- a CDS encoding YeeE/YedE thiosulfate transporter family protein yields MGPLVPYIFSNEFSLVIALLSGIGFGFALEQAGFSSTKKLVGLFYGYDFTVLKVFFTAGVTAMIGVLLLSHFGFLDLNLIYVNPTFLWSALVGGAIMGLGFVIGGFCPGTSVCAAAIGKIDGLAFVFGSALGIIIFAEAYPFFETIYLAENWGPVLINETLGMSKLAFAFLLTAIAFIAFYFTHKIEDKVSKRQSNFSKKKIIVYISGISLAFITLVFITITPSKEEVIASKIQDPKIQQNIVFNEVDSDALAFEIANNYYKINVIDVRSPEEYEAYHLPMAINIPFDELGNRQWHKVFTQNLKTNYFYADDESLVRETYVWASYLGESENFILTEDTKIFKEKFSPVIKMPSGDSKSEMDTYIYRKDLTDKMNVLVEALKNLTAPVKVKEVKIKGGC; encoded by the coding sequence ATGGGACCATTAGTACCTTACATTTTTAGTAATGAATTCAGCCTTGTAATAGCACTTTTATCGGGTATAGGTTTTGGATTTGCATTAGAACAAGCAGGATTTTCATCCACAAAAAAATTAGTAGGATTATTTTACGGATACGATTTTACAGTTCTTAAAGTGTTTTTTACAGCAGGAGTAACCGCTATGATTGGTGTGTTGTTATTATCACATTTTGGATTTTTAGATTTAAATTTAATATATGTAAACCCTACTTTTTTGTGGTCAGCATTGGTTGGTGGAGCTATTATGGGCTTAGGGTTTGTTATTGGTGGGTTTTGTCCAGGAACAAGTGTTTGTGCTGCTGCAATCGGCAAAATTGACGGATTGGCATTTGTTTTTGGTTCAGCGTTAGGAATAATAATATTTGCAGAAGCATATCCATTTTTTGAAACAATTTATTTAGCTGAAAATTGGGGACCTGTACTTATTAATGAAACGCTTGGTATGTCTAAGTTAGCTTTTGCATTTCTTCTAACAGCAATTGCTTTTATAGCGTTCTATTTTACCCATAAAATTGAAGATAAAGTAAGTAAGCGTCAATCTAATTTTTCTAAAAAGAAAATAATTGTTTATATATCGGGTATTTCATTAGCGTTTATAACTTTGGTATTTATAACGATAACTCCTTCAAAAGAAGAAGTTATAGCCAGTAAAATACAAGATCCTAAAATACAGCAAAACATTGTTTTTAATGAAGTTGATTCAGATGCCCTTGCGTTTGAAATTGCAAATAATTATTATAAAATCAATGTAATAGATGTTCGTTCACCAGAAGAGTATGAAGCTTATCATTTACCAATGGCAATTAATATTCCTTTTGATGAACTTGGAAATAGACAATGGCATAAGGTTTTTACCCAAAACCTTAAAACAAATTATTTTTATGCAGACGATGAAAGTTTAGTAAGAGAAACTTATGTGTGGGCAAGTTATTTAGGTGAATCTGAGAATTTTATATTAACTGAAGACACCAAAATCTTTAAAGAGAAATTTTCACCTGTTATAAAAATGCCAAGTGGAGATTCTAAAAGCGAAATGGATACGTATATTTATAGAAAGGATTTAACGGATAAAATGAATGTTTTAGTGGAAGCTCTTAAAAATTTAACGGCACCTGTAAAAGTAAAAGAAGTTAAAATTAAAGGAGGTTGTTAA
- a CDS encoding aldose 1-epimerase, giving the protein MILISKDKNSIIKMDKGELISYKKNGEELIHQKTNPGWRNSDTEMFPIIGPTNANNFIVTTPKGNYNQDQHGLLRELEYTLLDQNDTSFVFQKKYTAYTAIENSKYPNKSTVRLVSWPYNFSFQKKIELQNNGLKISFEISAEKGMPFMLGYHPAFMLKGNLDEIIEFKNQSITIPKIIEGGSKAYSILNTNKLKLIKKEGYNLSIETKGFNNFMLWTEVSNMLCIEPITAYPYVGEKMLSEKLFNKSNGIDTFEVLITPYK; this is encoded by the coding sequence ATGATATTAATTAGCAAAGACAAAAATTCAATCATAAAAATGGATAAAGGAGAATTGATTAGCTATAAAAAAAATGGCGAAGAATTAATTCATCAAAAAACAAATCCAGGTTGGAGAAATTCAGATACCGAAATGTTCCCTATAATTGGTCCAACTAACGCTAATAATTTTATTGTTACCACTCCTAAAGGTAATTACAACCAAGATCAACACGGACTTTTACGAGAATTAGAATACACGCTTTTAGATCAAAACGATACTAGTTTTGTTTTTCAAAAAAAATATACAGCTTATACAGCCATTGAAAACTCTAAATATCCTAATAAATCTACAGTTCGTTTAGTTTCTTGGCCTTATAATTTTAGTTTTCAAAAAAAAATTGAATTACAAAATAATGGGCTAAAAATTTCATTTGAAATTAGTGCAGAAAAAGGAATGCCATTTATGTTAGGGTATCATCCTGCGTTTATGTTAAAAGGAAATTTAGATGAAATTATAGAGTTTAAAAACCAATCAATAACTATCCCTAAAATTATTGAAGGTGGTAGTAAAGCCTATTCAATTTTAAATACTAACAAACTTAAATTAATTAAAAAAGAAGGTTACAACCTATCTATAGAAACCAAAGGTTTTAACAATTTTATGTTATGGACAGAAGTTTCTAATATGTTGTGTATTGAACCAATTACTGCATATCCGTATGTTGGAGAAAAAATGCTTTCAGAAAAATTATTTAACAAATCTAATGGTATTGATACTTTTGAAGTATTAATTACACCTTACAAATAA
- the mtaB gene encoding tRNA (N(6)-L-threonylcarbamoyladenosine(37)-C(2))-methylthiotransferase MtaB, whose translation MSAQKKVAFYTLGCKLNFSETSTIARNFQNEGFERVDFDEKADIYVINTCSVTDNADKRFKSIVKNALKKNENAFLIAIGCYAQLKPEELAAVDGVDMVLGATEKFKVTNYINDLSKNEMGEVHSCEIEDADFYVGSYSIGDRTRAFLKVQDGCDYKCTYCTIPLARGISRSDVLENVLKNAKEISEKGIKEIVLTGVNIGDYGKGEFGNKKHEHTFFELVEALDTVDGIHRLRISSIEPNLLTNETIDFVSKSNSFVPHFHIPLQSGSDTLLKLMKRRYLKETYTNRVEAIKKVMPNACIGVDVIVGFPGETDELFLETYNYLNELDISYLHVFTYSERPNTEAIKMDGVVAKRTRTKRSKMLRGLSVKKRRAFYESQIGNELTVLFESENKEGFIHGFTENYVKVKTPWNPELVNTLHKIKLTKIDEDGIVRFEWIKIPQLN comes from the coding sequence ATGAGCGCACAAAAAAAAGTAGCATTTTACACACTAGGATGTAAACTTAATTTTTCTGAAACTTCTACAATTGCACGTAACTTTCAAAATGAAGGTTTTGAGCGTGTAGATTTTGACGAAAAAGCTGATATATACGTAATTAACACCTGTTCTGTAACCGATAATGCAGACAAACGTTTTAAATCAATTGTTAAAAATGCATTGAAAAAAAATGAAAATGCTTTTTTAATTGCAATTGGTTGTTATGCCCAATTAAAACCCGAAGAATTAGCTGCTGTTGATGGTGTAGATATGGTTTTAGGAGCTACTGAAAAATTTAAAGTAACCAATTATATCAACGACCTTTCTAAAAATGAAATGGGCGAAGTGCATTCGTGCGAAATTGAAGATGCAGACTTTTATGTCGGTTCTTATTCAATTGGAGATAGAACACGTGCCTTTTTAAAGGTTCAAGATGGTTGTGACTATAAATGTACCTATTGTACAATTCCTTTAGCTCGTGGAATTTCAAGAAGTGATGTTTTAGAAAATGTATTGAAAAATGCAAAAGAAATTTCAGAAAAAGGAATTAAAGAAATTGTACTTACAGGTGTAAATATTGGTGATTATGGTAAAGGTGAATTTGGTAATAAAAAACACGAACATACCTTTTTTGAATTGGTAGAAGCATTGGATACTGTTGACGGAATTCATCGATTACGAATCTCTTCAATTGAACCAAATTTATTAACAAATGAAACCATAGATTTTGTTTCAAAATCTAATAGTTTTGTACCCCATTTTCACATTCCATTACAAAGTGGTAGCGATACTTTATTAAAATTAATGAAACGTCGCTATTTAAAAGAAACATATACCAACAGAGTTGAAGCTATAAAAAAGGTAATGCCAAATGCCTGTATTGGTGTTGATGTAATTGTTGGTTTTCCTGGAGAAACTGATGAATTATTTTTAGAAACCTACAACTATTTAAATGAATTAGACATTTCATATTTACATGTGTTCACCTATTCTGAAAGACCAAATACAGAGGCTATTAAAATGGATGGTGTAGTTGCTAAAAGAACACGAACAAAACGCAGTAAAATGCTTAGAGGTTTATCTGTTAAAAAAAGAAGAGCCTTTTATGAAAGTCAGATCGGTAATGAATTAACTGTTTTATTTGAAAGTGAAAATAAAGAAGGTTTTATTCACGGATTTACCGAAAATTACGTAAAAGTAAAAACTCCGTGGAACCCAGAATTGGTAAATACACTTCATAAAATTAAACTAACAAAAATAGATGAAGACGGAATTGTTCGTTTTGAATGGATAAAAATACCTCAGCTAAATTAA